In a genomic window of Babylonia areolata isolate BAREFJ2019XMU chromosome 3, ASM4173473v1, whole genome shotgun sequence:
- the LOC143280354 gene encoding cytochrome P450 2J5-like translates to MSLSVFTIVPPSSLRRAAPRRQDVERLEKVINKAASVLGRVHVSWFAGIISTSGPKWKEQRKTSLEILRAIGMGKNVLAEKIQEEITHYIQAIKDHQGAPAELHRLTLMSVSNISCNILFGRRFRYHDPDFSRYLDLQDQTSQLIGNSAPLNFFPFLQYLPGDLFHVKRVAENTLTIQKFIREQVQQHTENYHASAEPRDFIHAYLRQVYKRQEQGDTVTSLDETNLIHSCFDLYAGGTETVTTTIAWALLFLLHHPHVQQKCHREIRDTLGPRPILSITDKAAMPYVEATVMEIQRKANVVPLGLLHGLARDVNFRGYVIPQDAAVMPGLEMVLNDPDIWSDPENFRPERFIGADGEVTRKGEFMPFCVGRRMCPGESLARMELFLYLATLIQHFRFLPPEEGQLPSLEGIMGLTHILKPFKVRAEIRK, encoded by the exons GGCGTGTTCATGTGTCATGGTTCGCCG GAATCATATCCACCTCGGGGCCCAAATGGAAGGAACAGCGCAAGACATCCCTGGAGATTCTCCGTGCAATAGGCATGGGCAAGAACGTGCTGGCTGAGAAGATCCAGGAGGAGATCACTCACTACATCCAGGCCATCAAAGACCACCAGGGGGCGCCCGCGGAGCTGCATCGACTGACACTGATGAGTGTCTCCAACATCTCATGCAACATTTTGTTCGGCAGGCGGTTCCGATACCACGACCCCGATTTCTCTCGGTATCTTGATCTTCAGGACCAGACTTCGCAACTGATCGGAA ATTCTGCTCCTCTCAACTTCTTCCCATTTCTGCAGTACCTTCCAGGCGACCTTTTCCACGTGAAGCGCGTGGCGGagaacactttaaccattcagaAGTTCATTCGAGAACAAGTTCAGCAGCACACGGAGAACTACCATGCCTCTGCGGAGCCCCGTGACTTCATTCACGCCTACCTGCGGCAGGTGTACAAACGCCAGGAGCAAGGTGACACTGTCACCAGTCTGGATG AGACCAACCTGATCCACTCCTGCTTTGATCTGTACGCCGGGGGGACAGAGACCGTCACCACGACCATCGCCTGGGCACTGCTCTTCCTGCTGCACCACCCGCACGTGCAGCAAAAGTGCCACCGGGAAATCCGCGACACCCTGGGACCCCGTCCCATCCTCAGCATCACGGACAAAGCGGCCATGCCCTACGTGGAAGCCACGGTGATGGAGATTCAGCGCAAAGCCAACGTGGTTCCTCTCGGCCTCCTGCACGGCCTGGCCCGTGACGTCAACTTCCGTGGTTACGTCATTCCCCAAGACGCCGCGGTCATGCCGGGGCTGGAGATGGTTCTCAATGACCCCGACATCTGGAGCGACCCTGAGAACTTCCGGCCCGAGAGGTTTATCGGCGCTGACGGGGAAGTGACGAGGAAGGGAGAGTTCATGCCTTTCTGTGTGG GACGACGCATGTGTCCGGGGGAGTCTCTGGCTCGGATGGAACTGTTCCTGTACCTGGCTACTCTCATCCAGCACTTCCGCTTCCTGCCACCGGAAGAGGGGCAGCTGCCATCTTTGGAAGGCATCATGGGACTTACTCACATCCTCAAGCCCTTCAAAGTTCGAGCTGAGATAAGAAAATAA